From Harpia harpyja isolate bHarHar1 chromosome 19, bHarHar1 primary haplotype, whole genome shotgun sequence, one genomic window encodes:
- the TRIM32 gene encoding E3 ubiquitin-protein ligase TRIM32 isoform X3 → MAAAPHLNSDALREVLECPICMESFTEEHLRPKLLHCGHTICKQCLEKLLANSINGIRCPFCSKITRITSLAQLTDNLTVLKIIDTAGLGEVVGLLMCKVCGRRLPRHFCKSCSLVLCEPCKETSHMPQGHRVIAIKEAAEERRREFGTRLARLRELMGDLQKRKASLEGVSRDLQSRYKAVLQDYSKEERKIQEELARSRKFFTTSLSEVEKVNNQVMEEQAYLLNLAEVQIMSRCDYFLAKIKLGDIALLEEAADEEEPELTNSLPRELTLQEVELLKVSHVGPLQIGQVVKKPRTVNMEESLMESAASSSASFREPDLVQEEASCTPNSSPAKPRMPEAATSIQQCHFIKKMGSKGSLPGMFNLPVSLHVTLQGEVLVADRGNFRIQVFTRKGFLKEIRRSPSGIDSFVLSFLGADLPNLTPLSVTMNCHGLIGVTDSYDNSVKVYTMDGHCVACHRSQLSKPWGIAALPSGQFVVTDVEGGKLWCFTVDRGVGVVKYSCLCSAVRPKFVTCDAEGTIYFTQGLGLNLENRQYEHHLEGGFSIGSVGPDGQLGRQISHFFSENEDFRCIAGMCVDARGDLIVADSSRKEILHFPKGGGYNILIREGLTCPVGIAITPKGQLLVLDCWDHCIKIYSYHLRRYSTP, encoded by the coding sequence ATGGCTGCTGCCCCTCATCTCAACTCGGATGCTCTCCGAGAGGTCCTGGAGTGCCCTATTTGCATGGAGTCCTTCACTGAGGAGCACCTGAGACCGAAGCTCTTACACTGCGGGCACACCATCTGCAAACAATGCTTAGAGAAACTCCTAGCAAACAGCATTAATGGGATACGGTGCCCCTTTTGCAGCAAAATCACGCGGATCACAAGCTTAGCTCAGCTGACTGACAATCTTACTGTGCTGAAGATCATAGACACTGCTGGACTGGGGGAAGTGGTGGGTCTTCTCATGTGCAAGGTCTGTGGGAGAAGGTTGCCAAGACACTTTTGCAAGAGTTGTAGCTTGGTTTTATGTGAGCCATGCAAGGAGACATCACACATGCCCCAAGGGCATAGAGTCATTGCTATCAAAGAGGCTGCTGAAGAGCGTAGGAGAGAATTTGGGACGAGGCTTGCCAGACTTCGGGAGCTTATGGGTgatctgcagaaaagaaaagcatctctgGAGGGTGTTTCGAGAGACCTGCAATCTAGATACAAAGCAGTTCTGCAGGATTACAGCAAAGAAGAGCGCAAGATCCAGGAAGAACTGGCCAGGTCACGCAAGTTTTTCACCACCTCTTTGTCTGAAGTGGAGAAGGTAAATAATCAGGTAATGGAGGAGCAAGCTTATCTGCTGAACTTAGCGGAAGTGCAGATAATGTCTCGCTGTGACTATTTTCTTGCCAAAATAAAGCTGGGAGATATAGCTCTCTTGGAGGAGGCAGCAGATGAGGAAGAACCGGAACTGACAAACAGTCTCCCAAGGGAGCTGACTCTTCAAGAGGTTGAACTCCTTAAGGTGAGCCACGTGGGACCACTGCAGATTGGGCAAGTGGTGAAGAAACCCCGGACCGTTAACATGGAGGAATCGCTCATGGAATCTGCAGCATCCTCATCGGCATCATTTAGGGAGCCTGACTTGGTGCAAGAAGAGGCCAGCTGCACACCGAATTCCTCACCAGCCAAGCCAAGGATGCCTGAAGCAGCCACGAGCATCCAGCAGTGTCACTTCATCAAGAAGATGGGCTCCAAGGGCAGCCTGCCAGGGATGTTTAATCTCCCCGTCAGCCTACATGTCACCCTGCAAGGTGAGGTGCTTGTGGCAGACCGAGGCAATTTCCGAATCCAGGTTTTTACCCGCAAGGGCTTTCTGAAGGAGATTCGCCGGAGCCCCAGCGGAATTGATAGTTTTGTATTGAGTTTCCTTGGAGCAGACTTGCCCAATTTGACTCCCCTTTCTGTCACCATGAACTGCCATGGCCTGATAGGTGTGACTGACAGCTACGATAACTCTGTCAAGGTCTACACCATGGATGGCCATTGCGTGGCGTGTCACCGGAGCCAGCTAAGCAAACCCTGGGGCATCGCTGCCCTGCCTTCTGGGCAGTTTGTCGTGACTGACGTGGAAGGAGGGAAACTCTGGTGTTTCACAGTGGACCGTGGCGTGGGGGTAGTGAAGTACAGTTGCTTATGTAGCGCAGTGCGCCCAAAGTTCGTCACCTGTGATGCTGAAGGGACCATATACTTTACTCAAGGGCTGGGGCTTAACCTGGAAAACCGGCAGTACGAACACCATTTAGAAGGCGGCTTTTCAATTGGCTCCGTTGGCCCAGATGGGCAGCTGGGACGCCAGATTAGCCACTTCTTCTCCGAGAATGAGGATTTCAGGTGCATTGCTGGGATGTGTGTCGATGCCAGGGGAGACCTCATTGTTGCTGACAGCAGCCGTAAAGAAATCCTGCATTTTCCTAAAGGAGGTGGCTATAATATCTTAATCCGGGAAGGACTCACCTGTCCTGTCGGTATCGCCATTACTCCCAAAgggcagctgctggtgctggacTGTTGGGATCATTGCATTAAGATCTACAGTTACCATCTGAGAAGATATTCCACCCCTTAA
- the TRIM32 gene encoding E3 ubiquitin-protein ligase TRIM32 isoform X1: MLGLISLDFSKLCKLGGLAAGDGHHEEMIQSSISIGLPYCCYYTSFSSTYKFCKIGAPWNRCKYKTLHRLKLPWKTMAAAPHLNSDALREVLECPICMESFTEEHLRPKLLHCGHTICKQCLEKLLANSINGIRCPFCSKITRITSLAQLTDNLTVLKIIDTAGLGEVVGLLMCKVCGRRLPRHFCKSCSLVLCEPCKETSHMPQGHRVIAIKEAAEERRREFGTRLARLRELMGDLQKRKASLEGVSRDLQSRYKAVLQDYSKEERKIQEELARSRKFFTTSLSEVEKVNNQVMEEQAYLLNLAEVQIMSRCDYFLAKIKLGDIALLEEAADEEEPELTNSLPRELTLQEVELLKVSHVGPLQIGQVVKKPRTVNMEESLMESAASSSASFREPDLVQEEASCTPNSSPAKPRMPEAATSIQQCHFIKKMGSKGSLPGMFNLPVSLHVTLQGEVLVADRGNFRIQVFTRKGFLKEIRRSPSGIDSFVLSFLGADLPNLTPLSVTMNCHGLIGVTDSYDNSVKVYTMDGHCVACHRSQLSKPWGIAALPSGQFVVTDVEGGKLWCFTVDRGVGVVKYSCLCSAVRPKFVTCDAEGTIYFTQGLGLNLENRQYEHHLEGGFSIGSVGPDGQLGRQISHFFSENEDFRCIAGMCVDARGDLIVADSSRKEILHFPKGGGYNILIREGLTCPVGIAITPKGQLLVLDCWDHCIKIYSYHLRRYSTP; the protein is encoded by the exons ATGCTTGGTTTAATCTCCCTGGATTTCAGTAAATTATGTAAACTCGGAGGCTTGGCAGCGGGAGATGGGCACCACGAGGAGATGATTCAGTCATCAATATCTATTGGGCTTCCTTATTGCTGCTATTACACTTCTTTCAGTTCTACTTATAAATTTTGCAA AATCGGAGCACCTTGGAATAGATGCAAGTACAAGACTTTGCACCGGCTAAAACTGCCTTGGAAAACCATGGCTGCTGCCCCTCATCTCAACTCGGATGCTCTCCGAGAGGTCCTGGAGTGCCCTATTTGCATGGAGTCCTTCACTGAGGAGCACCTGAGACCGAAGCTCTTACACTGCGGGCACACCATCTGCAAACAATGCTTAGAGAAACTCCTAGCAAACAGCATTAATGGGATACGGTGCCCCTTTTGCAGCAAAATCACGCGGATCACAAGCTTAGCTCAGCTGACTGACAATCTTACTGTGCTGAAGATCATAGACACTGCTGGACTGGGGGAAGTGGTGGGTCTTCTCATGTGCAAGGTCTGTGGGAGAAGGTTGCCAAGACACTTTTGCAAGAGTTGTAGCTTGGTTTTATGTGAGCCATGCAAGGAGACATCACACATGCCCCAAGGGCATAGAGTCATTGCTATCAAAGAGGCTGCTGAAGAGCGTAGGAGAGAATTTGGGACGAGGCTTGCCAGACTTCGGGAGCTTATGGGTgatctgcagaaaagaaaagcatctctgGAGGGTGTTTCGAGAGACCTGCAATCTAGATACAAAGCAGTTCTGCAGGATTACAGCAAAGAAGAGCGCAAGATCCAGGAAGAACTGGCCAGGTCACGCAAGTTTTTCACCACCTCTTTGTCTGAAGTGGAGAAGGTAAATAATCAGGTAATGGAGGAGCAAGCTTATCTGCTGAACTTAGCGGAAGTGCAGATAATGTCTCGCTGTGACTATTTTCTTGCCAAAATAAAGCTGGGAGATATAGCTCTCTTGGAGGAGGCAGCAGATGAGGAAGAACCGGAACTGACAAACAGTCTCCCAAGGGAGCTGACTCTTCAAGAGGTTGAACTCCTTAAGGTGAGCCACGTGGGACCACTGCAGATTGGGCAAGTGGTGAAGAAACCCCGGACCGTTAACATGGAGGAATCGCTCATGGAATCTGCAGCATCCTCATCGGCATCATTTAGGGAGCCTGACTTGGTGCAAGAAGAGGCCAGCTGCACACCGAATTCCTCACCAGCCAAGCCAAGGATGCCTGAAGCAGCCACGAGCATCCAGCAGTGTCACTTCATCAAGAAGATGGGCTCCAAGGGCAGCCTGCCAGGGATGTTTAATCTCCCCGTCAGCCTACATGTCACCCTGCAAGGTGAGGTGCTTGTGGCAGACCGAGGCAATTTCCGAATCCAGGTTTTTACCCGCAAGGGCTTTCTGAAGGAGATTCGCCGGAGCCCCAGCGGAATTGATAGTTTTGTATTGAGTTTCCTTGGAGCAGACTTGCCCAATTTGACTCCCCTTTCTGTCACCATGAACTGCCATGGCCTGATAGGTGTGACTGACAGCTACGATAACTCTGTCAAGGTCTACACCATGGATGGCCATTGCGTGGCGTGTCACCGGAGCCAGCTAAGCAAACCCTGGGGCATCGCTGCCCTGCCTTCTGGGCAGTTTGTCGTGACTGACGTGGAAGGAGGGAAACTCTGGTGTTTCACAGTGGACCGTGGCGTGGGGGTAGTGAAGTACAGTTGCTTATGTAGCGCAGTGCGCCCAAAGTTCGTCACCTGTGATGCTGAAGGGACCATATACTTTACTCAAGGGCTGGGGCTTAACCTGGAAAACCGGCAGTACGAACACCATTTAGAAGGCGGCTTTTCAATTGGCTCCGTTGGCCCAGATGGGCAGCTGGGACGCCAGATTAGCCACTTCTTCTCCGAGAATGAGGATTTCAGGTGCATTGCTGGGATGTGTGTCGATGCCAGGGGAGACCTCATTGTTGCTGACAGCAGCCGTAAAGAAATCCTGCATTTTCCTAAAGGAGGTGGCTATAATATCTTAATCCGGGAAGGACTCACCTGTCCTGTCGGTATCGCCATTACTCCCAAAgggcagctgctggtgctggacTGTTGGGATCATTGCATTAAGATCTACAGTTACCATCTGAGAAGATATTCCACCCCTTAA
- the TRIM32 gene encoding E3 ubiquitin-protein ligase TRIM32 isoform X2 yields the protein MEKPGLKLNGNQSGIKLNQNTRMRIGAPWNRCKYKTLHRLKLPWKTMAAAPHLNSDALREVLECPICMESFTEEHLRPKLLHCGHTICKQCLEKLLANSINGIRCPFCSKITRITSLAQLTDNLTVLKIIDTAGLGEVVGLLMCKVCGRRLPRHFCKSCSLVLCEPCKETSHMPQGHRVIAIKEAAEERRREFGTRLARLRELMGDLQKRKASLEGVSRDLQSRYKAVLQDYSKEERKIQEELARSRKFFTTSLSEVEKVNNQVMEEQAYLLNLAEVQIMSRCDYFLAKIKLGDIALLEEAADEEEPELTNSLPRELTLQEVELLKVSHVGPLQIGQVVKKPRTVNMEESLMESAASSSASFREPDLVQEEASCTPNSSPAKPRMPEAATSIQQCHFIKKMGSKGSLPGMFNLPVSLHVTLQGEVLVADRGNFRIQVFTRKGFLKEIRRSPSGIDSFVLSFLGADLPNLTPLSVTMNCHGLIGVTDSYDNSVKVYTMDGHCVACHRSQLSKPWGIAALPSGQFVVTDVEGGKLWCFTVDRGVGVVKYSCLCSAVRPKFVTCDAEGTIYFTQGLGLNLENRQYEHHLEGGFSIGSVGPDGQLGRQISHFFSENEDFRCIAGMCVDARGDLIVADSSRKEILHFPKGGGYNILIREGLTCPVGIAITPKGQLLVLDCWDHCIKIYSYHLRRYSTP from the exons ATGGAGAAACCTGGATTGAAGCTGAACGGCAACCAGAGTGGTATAAAACTGAACCAGAATACAAGAATGAG AATCGGAGCACCTTGGAATAGATGCAAGTACAAGACTTTGCACCGGCTAAAACTGCCTTGGAAAACCATGGCTGCTGCCCCTCATCTCAACTCGGATGCTCTCCGAGAGGTCCTGGAGTGCCCTATTTGCATGGAGTCCTTCACTGAGGAGCACCTGAGACCGAAGCTCTTACACTGCGGGCACACCATCTGCAAACAATGCTTAGAGAAACTCCTAGCAAACAGCATTAATGGGATACGGTGCCCCTTTTGCAGCAAAATCACGCGGATCACAAGCTTAGCTCAGCTGACTGACAATCTTACTGTGCTGAAGATCATAGACACTGCTGGACTGGGGGAAGTGGTGGGTCTTCTCATGTGCAAGGTCTGTGGGAGAAGGTTGCCAAGACACTTTTGCAAGAGTTGTAGCTTGGTTTTATGTGAGCCATGCAAGGAGACATCACACATGCCCCAAGGGCATAGAGTCATTGCTATCAAAGAGGCTGCTGAAGAGCGTAGGAGAGAATTTGGGACGAGGCTTGCCAGACTTCGGGAGCTTATGGGTgatctgcagaaaagaaaagcatctctgGAGGGTGTTTCGAGAGACCTGCAATCTAGATACAAAGCAGTTCTGCAGGATTACAGCAAAGAAGAGCGCAAGATCCAGGAAGAACTGGCCAGGTCACGCAAGTTTTTCACCACCTCTTTGTCTGAAGTGGAGAAGGTAAATAATCAGGTAATGGAGGAGCAAGCTTATCTGCTGAACTTAGCGGAAGTGCAGATAATGTCTCGCTGTGACTATTTTCTTGCCAAAATAAAGCTGGGAGATATAGCTCTCTTGGAGGAGGCAGCAGATGAGGAAGAACCGGAACTGACAAACAGTCTCCCAAGGGAGCTGACTCTTCAAGAGGTTGAACTCCTTAAGGTGAGCCACGTGGGACCACTGCAGATTGGGCAAGTGGTGAAGAAACCCCGGACCGTTAACATGGAGGAATCGCTCATGGAATCTGCAGCATCCTCATCGGCATCATTTAGGGAGCCTGACTTGGTGCAAGAAGAGGCCAGCTGCACACCGAATTCCTCACCAGCCAAGCCAAGGATGCCTGAAGCAGCCACGAGCATCCAGCAGTGTCACTTCATCAAGAAGATGGGCTCCAAGGGCAGCCTGCCAGGGATGTTTAATCTCCCCGTCAGCCTACATGTCACCCTGCAAGGTGAGGTGCTTGTGGCAGACCGAGGCAATTTCCGAATCCAGGTTTTTACCCGCAAGGGCTTTCTGAAGGAGATTCGCCGGAGCCCCAGCGGAATTGATAGTTTTGTATTGAGTTTCCTTGGAGCAGACTTGCCCAATTTGACTCCCCTTTCTGTCACCATGAACTGCCATGGCCTGATAGGTGTGACTGACAGCTACGATAACTCTGTCAAGGTCTACACCATGGATGGCCATTGCGTGGCGTGTCACCGGAGCCAGCTAAGCAAACCCTGGGGCATCGCTGCCCTGCCTTCTGGGCAGTTTGTCGTGACTGACGTGGAAGGAGGGAAACTCTGGTGTTTCACAGTGGACCGTGGCGTGGGGGTAGTGAAGTACAGTTGCTTATGTAGCGCAGTGCGCCCAAAGTTCGTCACCTGTGATGCTGAAGGGACCATATACTTTACTCAAGGGCTGGGGCTTAACCTGGAAAACCGGCAGTACGAACACCATTTAGAAGGCGGCTTTTCAATTGGCTCCGTTGGCCCAGATGGGCAGCTGGGACGCCAGATTAGCCACTTCTTCTCCGAGAATGAGGATTTCAGGTGCATTGCTGGGATGTGTGTCGATGCCAGGGGAGACCTCATTGTTGCTGACAGCAGCCGTAAAGAAATCCTGCATTTTCCTAAAGGAGGTGGCTATAATATCTTAATCCGGGAAGGACTCACCTGTCCTGTCGGTATCGCCATTACTCCCAAAgggcagctgctggtgctggacTGTTGGGATCATTGCATTAAGATCTACAGTTACCATCTGAGAAGATATTCCACCCCTTAA